A section of the Anabaena cylindrica PCC 7122 genome encodes:
- a CDS encoding helix-turn-helix domain-containing protein, with product MNIESREKLIEIIKLARGEMSKRAFGKLLGVSATSVQMWEKGVKVPDTENLAKIAARAGYTLEELLSCLEGKPIQETSDLILILRQIQHMPLSQVAQIVQAAADRLAAVAEASSDEAKVS from the coding sequence GTGAATATTGAAAGCAGAGAAAAACTGATTGAGATTATCAAACTAGCTCGTGGTGAGATGAGTAAACGGGCATTTGGCAAACTTTTGGGTGTTTCTGCTACCTCAGTTCAGATGTGGGAAAAAGGCGTAAAAGTTCCAGATACTGAGAATTTGGCGAAAATCGCAGCGAGAGCGGGTTACACACTAGAAGAATTACTCAGTTGTTTAGAAGGCAAGCCAATACAAGAAACCTCTGATTTGATTTTAATTTTGAGGCAAATTCAGCATATGCCTTTGAGTCAAGTAGCGCAAATTGTGCAAGCGGCGGCAGATAGATTAGCTGCTGTAGCGGAAGCTTCTAGTGATGAAGCAAAAGTGAGTTGA
- a CDS encoding DUF29 domain-containing protein translates to MDKSFLYEQDFYGWTQQQARALEQKLVLELDWQHLQEEIQALGRQEYRELVSRLSVLIGHLLKWEYQSEQRSRSWFLTIREQRRAIHRHLRQNPSLKSRTEEALLDGFEAGVDLALRETNLPLRTFPEHCSYLFDDIISDNFLCDTRQDWEG, encoded by the coding sequence ATGGACAAATCTTTTTTGTATGAACAAGATTTTTATGGTTGGACACAGCAACAAGCTAGAGCTTTGGAACAGAAGCTAGTTCTGGAACTGGACTGGCAACACTTACAAGAGGAAATTCAAGCTTTGGGACGACAGGAGTATCGGGAATTGGTTAGTCGTCTGAGTGTATTAATCGGTCATCTTTTGAAGTGGGAATATCAATCTGAACAACGCTCTCGCAGTTGGTTTTTAACAATTCGAGAACAGCGTCGTGCCATTCACAGGCATTTGCGACAGAACCCCAGTTTAAAGTCTCGCACAGAAGAAGCTTTGTTAGATGGCTTTGAGGCAGGGGTTGATTTAGCTTTAAGAGAAACTAATTTACCATTAAGAACTTTTCCTGAGCATTGTTCCTATTTATTCGATGATATCATTTCAGATAATTTTCTGTGTGATACTCGTCAGGATTGGGAAGGTTGA
- a CDS encoding DNA methyltransferase, translated as MVAATPESLAKFVSFCQQHITGQERKEAQTFLDRFFRAFGHEGALEAGATYEEAIKKSSKQGKTGFADLVWKPRVLIEMKKRGEDLSKHYSQAFDYWTRLVPNRPKYVILCNFDEFWIFDFDIQLDTPVDKIALEQLPERAGALVFMELGQKTPVFQNNQVEVTERAARRMGELLLELEKRGIEKLTAQRFILQCVLAMFAEDRQLLPHDMFVSCVQDCKNGASSYDVLGGLFREMNQLGKTPAGRYQGVDYFNGGLFSQIHAIELTREELNFLDVSAREDWSKVRPAIFGNLFEETVDKKERHARGIHYTSEADIMKIVRPTISRFWEERIEEASTIKELSGLQLELQSYRVLDPACGSGNFLYMAYQELKRIESLLLEKMQQKRKSEDKQMQMGLVTPLQFYGMDTNPFAVELARVTLMIARKIAIDNLNLTEPALPLDTLDNNIVCQDALFSEWVKADAMIGNPPFLGGNRIRLDLGDEYAECIFRKFSEVKSQVDFCVYWFRLAHESLNGKGRAGLVGTNSISQGNSRYASLDYITRNSGYIHEAIPTQNWSGEAQVYVSIVNWCYEKAFKLYLDNQVVTKISSSLSSTVDVSIAIKLNSNLDLCFEGVKPNAKGFIITENQAQEWIKSNFKNAVVIKLFLDAGDLTKVPHGKPSRWVIDFENMSLEEASDYILPFEHVRVTVKPERENNREPVLREKWWRFKRTHTAMRQALISLKTYFTVPAHSKWFIFVPSFSNWLPNNSTKVVASDDFYILGILTSSVHRVWVKAQSSTLGETTRYTHNTCFETFPFPQTPDAKLVQKIRAKSKELHQYRTAQMELQQWGITTLYNKFFHEPTSQLYQLHQQLDKLVMQAYDFHSNDDLLEKLLNLNTELAEKEKQGIKIIGPWSPN; from the coding sequence ATGGTAGCAGCTACACCGGAAAGTTTGGCAAAGTTTGTGAGTTTTTGTCAGCAGCACATTACGGGACAGGAACGGAAGGAAGCGCAAACTTTTTTAGACCGATTTTTTCGGGCGTTTGGACATGAGGGGGCTTTGGAAGCTGGTGCAACTTACGAGGAAGCTATAAAAAAAAGTAGCAAACAGGGGAAAACTGGTTTTGCTGATTTGGTTTGGAAACCTCGCGTTTTGATTGAGATGAAAAAGCGGGGAGAAGATTTAAGTAAGCATTATTCTCAGGCTTTTGATTATTGGACGCGGTTGGTTCCCAATCGTCCTAAATATGTAATTTTGTGCAACTTTGATGAGTTTTGGATATTTGATTTTGATATTCAGTTAGACACACCTGTAGATAAAATTGCGCTGGAGCAATTGCCAGAACGGGCAGGGGCTTTGGTATTTATGGAATTAGGGCAAAAAACTCCTGTATTCCAAAATAATCAGGTTGAGGTGACAGAACGCGCTGCACGGCGGATGGGAGAATTATTATTAGAGTTGGAAAAACGAGGAATTGAAAAGTTAACAGCACAGCGTTTTATTTTGCAATGTGTGTTAGCAATGTTTGCAGAAGATAGACAACTTTTACCTCATGATATGTTTGTTTCTTGTGTGCAAGATTGCAAAAATGGGGCGAGTTCTTATGATGTTTTGGGTGGTTTGTTTCGGGAAATGAATCAATTGGGTAAAACTCCTGCGGGACGTTATCAAGGAGTAGATTATTTCAATGGTGGGTTATTTTCGCAAATTCATGCAATTGAGTTAACAAGAGAAGAATTAAATTTTTTGGATGTCTCTGCGCGGGAGGATTGGAGTAAGGTACGTCCGGCTATTTTCGGGAATTTGTTTGAAGAGACGGTGGATAAAAAAGAGCGTCATGCTAGAGGTATTCATTATACTTCTGAAGCGGACATTATGAAAATTGTCCGTCCAACTATTAGCCGTTTTTGGGAAGAAAGAATTGAGGAAGCAAGTACAATTAAGGAACTTTCAGGACTGCAATTAGAGTTGCAAAGTTATCGTGTTTTAGATCCTGCTTGTGGTTCGGGTAATTTTCTCTATATGGCTTATCAGGAGTTGAAGAGAATTGAAAGTTTGCTGTTAGAGAAAATGCAACAAAAACGAAAATCTGAAGATAAGCAAATGCAAATGGGTTTGGTGACTCCATTACAATTTTATGGAATGGATACAAATCCTTTTGCTGTGGAATTAGCACGGGTGACTTTGATGATTGCGCGGAAGATTGCAATTGATAATTTGAATTTAACTGAACCGGCATTACCGTTGGATACTTTAGATAATAATATTGTCTGTCAAGATGCGTTATTTAGTGAATGGGTAAAAGCTGATGCTATGATTGGAAATCCACCTTTTTTGGGTGGTAATCGAATTCGTTTAGATTTAGGAGATGAATATGCTGAGTGTATTTTTAGAAAATTTTCAGAAGTAAAATCACAAGTAGATTTTTGTGTTTATTGGTTTCGTCTAGCTCATGAATCTCTTAATGGAAAAGGTAGAGCAGGTTTAGTTGGTACTAATTCTATCAGTCAGGGAAATAGTAGATATGCTTCTTTAGACTATATCACCAGGAACAGCGGTTATATTCATGAAGCAATTCCAACTCAAAATTGGTCTGGAGAAGCACAAGTTTATGTTAGTATTGTGAATTGGTGTTATGAAAAAGCATTTAAATTGTATTTAGATAATCAGGTAGTTACAAAAATTAGTTCCTCTCTAAGCTCAACAGTTGATGTTTCGATAGCTATTAAATTAAATTCAAATCTTGATCTATGTTTTGAAGGAGTTAAGCCGAATGCGAAAGGTTTTATAATCACAGAAAATCAAGCTCAAGAGTGGATAAAATCTAATTTTAAAAACGCAGTAGTAATTAAGTTATTTTTAGATGCAGGAGACTTAACCAAAGTTCCACATGGAAAACCAAGTAGGTGGGTTATTGATTTTGAAAATATGAGTTTAGAGGAAGCTAGTGATTATATTCTACCTTTTGAACACGTTAGAGTTACTGTAAAACCAGAACGAGAAAATAACCGTGAACCTGTTTTAAGAGAAAAATGGTGGAGGTTTAAACGTACTCATACCGCAATGAGACAAGCACTGATTTCTCTAAAAACTTATTTTACTGTTCCTGCTCACTCAAAATGGTTTATTTTTGTTCCTTCATTTTCCAATTGGCTACCTAATAACTCTACCAAAGTTGTAGCATCAGATGACTTTTATATATTAGGAATTCTCACATCTAGTGTACATCGTGTTTGGGTAAAAGCGCAAAGCTCTACTCTTGGAGAGACCACACGTTACACTCACAACACCTGTTTTGAAACATTCCCATTTCCCCAAACCCCAGACGCTAAATTAGTACAAAAAATTCGCGCCAAATCTAAAGAACTTCATCAATATCGCACAGCACAAATGGAATTACAACAGTGGGGAATTACGACACTTTATAATAAATTCTTTCACGAACCAACTAGCCAACTTTATCAACTGCATCAACAACTAGATAAACTAGTAATGCAAGCTTATGATTTTCACTCTAATGATGATTTGCTAGAAAAACTACTCAACTTAAACACAGAACTTGCAGAAAAAGAAAAACAAGGAATAAAAATCATCGGACCCTGGTCGCCAAATTAG